Within the Staphylococcus argenteus genome, the region TTGTGAAAAGGTTCGTGAATTGACAAAAGATCCTAAATATTTAATTGGTCGTATTATTGCGCGTCCATATGTTGGTGAACCAGGAAACTTTACACGTACATCTAACCGACATGACTATGCGTTAAAACCATTTGGTAAAACTGTATTAGATCATTTAAAAGACGGTGGGTATGATGTCATTGCCATTGGTAAAATTAATGACATTTATGATGGTGAAGGTGTAACAGAAGCGGTTCGTACGAAGAGTAACATGGATGGTATGGACCAATTGATGAATATTGTTAAGAAAGATTTCACAGGTATTAGTTTCTTAAACTTAGTAGACTTTGATGCATTATATGGTCATCGTCGTGATAAACCTGGTTATGCACAAGCGATTAAAGATTTCGATGATCGCTTGCCAGAACTGTTTAGCAACTTACAAGAAGATGACTTAGTAATTATTACAGCAGATCATGGTAATGATCCAACAGCACCAGGTACGGATCATACAAGAGAATATATTCCAGTAATTATGTATAGTCCGAAATTTAAAGGTGGTCATGCACTAGAAAGTGATACTACATTTAGTTCAATTGGCGCAACAATAGCAGATAATTTCAACGTAACATTACCAGAGTTCGGTAAAAGTTATTTAAAAGAATTGAAATAGAATCAATTTAGATATAATTAAAACAGCAGTGAAGTTAACTATAACAATAGTTTTCCTCACTGCTGTTTATATTTTGAATAGATAAGTAAGACTGCTTGACTGCTTAAATTATAAAAGGTTAAACAATGCGTTTTCGAATTGAGCCAGAAATTAAATCGACAATTGCCACCATTAGTACTAAACCGATTAATATAATACCTACACGATCCCAAGAACGTGTTTGAATGGCAAATATGAGTGGAGTTCCAATACCACCTGCCCCGATTAACCCCAATATAGACGCTGAACGTAAGTTGAGTTCAAAGCGATAAAGGATGAGTGATAGGAAGGCAGGCATAATTTGGGGTATGACTGCGAATACGAGTGTTTTAATCTTATTCGCACCACTAGCCTTTAACGATTCTACTGCACTGAAATCTAACCCTTCTATGTCTTCAGCTAAGAGTTTTCCAAGCATACCTACTGAATGTATCCCTAAAGCTAACACTCCTGAAAATGAACCTGGGCCAACAGCTTTTATAAATATAAGTGCCATGACAATTTCTGGGAAGACACGTATAATACTTAAAATAAATTTGCTGATACCTGAAATAGGGCGTAACTTTACCATATTATTTGCACCTAAAAATGCTAATGGTATACAGATGATTGCGGCGATAAATGTTCCTACAACAGCTATCGCAAAGGTTTCAAGTAAACCACGCAATAAGTCTTCGCCATCTGGTATATAAATATAGCTGATATCAGGATGGAATAATCCGCTGAATATGGATTTTAAAATTTCTAATGATTTACTTTTAAGTTCTAAACTTGGTACACCTGCAAATGCCCAAATGATAATAGCTAGGATGACAATTGCTATAAACCATCTTTTTATCAATTTTCGTTTGTGTGCTTTTGTATGAACATTATATTTTGCTATTTCTTGTGTCATGCGAGATGTGCCCTCACTTTCGTACTGATGTAATCAATGACGACGACGATAACTAAAGTAAATAAAATAATCGTTGCTGTTTTGGGATATTGGAATAAACCAAGTGTTTGATCATAAAATAATCCGATACCGCCAGCGCCAACTAATCCTAGCACGGCAGAAGCACGTATATTTACTTCAAACGCATATAATACATATGACATAAATGATGATATGGCTTGTGGTACAACACCGAAAACAATCCATTTTACTTTATTGGCACCAACAGCTGTCATTGCTTCCATAGGACCTGGATCTATCGTTTCCAATGATTCATATAATAATTTTCCAATAATACAGATAGTTAAAATAAACAATGCTAATATACCTGGTATTTGGCCTATTCCAAATACAGCCACAAAGATTGCTGCTAATAGCAAATCAGGTATAGTACGAACAATATTTAAAATGAAACGTGATGGTATTGAAATCCACTTTTGATGAACGATATTACTAGCACATAATAATGCAATAGGTATCGAAACAATACTGCCTAATACCGTACTTACGATAGCCATTCTAATTGTATCTAACATTGGGGTTGTGATTTGTTGTAAGTATTCGAAATCAGGCGGAATCATTTGCTTAAATAGGTCACCAATTTGAGGGATCCCTATCATTAAATCTCCAAAGTTAAAGCCTGTATAAATAAAGCTCCAAATGATGAATGCGATGATTAACATAAATGTAAAACTCGTTTTTAACGATACTTTCTTTTTTAAAAGGGAGTCATACTTTGTAGATGTTTCTAAAGGCATGTTAGTTCACTCCTAGCTTTTCATCTTCTTTAATTGAGCGTCCATAAATATTACTGAAGACATCATCTGTTGCTTCAGAAGCAGGACCATCAAAGACAACTTCGCCATCACGTAAACCGATAATACGTGTGCCATATTCTTTCGCTAAATCTACAAAATGTAAATTAATTAATATTGTTATTCCTAATTCTTGATTAATTTTTCTTAAATCGTCCATTACCTGCTTTGTTGTCAATGGATCTAAAGAAGCAACCGGCTCATCAGCAAGAATAATTTCTGATTCCTGACAAAGCGCACGTGCGATTGAAATACGTTGTTGCTGACCACCTGATAACTCGTCAGAACGTTGATTATATTTATCTAAAATATTTACGCGTTCTAATGCATCCATCGCTTTAATTTTGTCTTCTTTAGGAAATAAACCTAATACCATTTTCCACGTAGGATGATAGCCTACACGTCCACTTAACACATTTCGAAGTACACTT harbors:
- the deoB gene encoding phosphopentomutase, with translation MTRPFNRVHLIVMDSVGIGEAPDAADFKDEGSHTLRHTLEGFEQTLPNLEKLGLGNIDDLPVVKSVEHPEAYYTKLSEASVGKDTMTGHWEIMGLNIMQPFKVYPNGFPEELIQQIEEMTGRKVVANKPASGTQIIDEWGEHQMKTGDLIVYTSADPVLQIAAHEDIIPLEELYDICEKVRELTKDPKYLIGRIIARPYVGEPGNFTRTSNRHDYALKPFGKTVLDHLKDGGYDVIAIGKINDIYDGEGVTEAVRTKSNMDGMDQLMNIVKKDFTGISFLNLVDFDALYGHRRDKPGYAQAIKDFDDRLPELFSNLQEDDLVIITADHGNDPTAPGTDHTREYIPVIMYSPKFKGGHALESDTTFSSIGATIADNFNVTLPEFGKSYLKELK
- the phnE gene encoding phosphonate ABC transporter, permease protein PhnE, with the protein product MTQEIAKYNVHTKAHKRKLIKRWFIAIVILAIIIWAFAGVPSLELKSKSLEILKSIFSGLFHPDISYIYIPDGEDLLRGLLETFAIAVVGTFIAAIICIPLAFLGANNMVKLRPISGISKFILSIIRVFPEIVMALIFIKAVGPGSFSGVLALGIHSVGMLGKLLAEDIEGLDFSAVESLKASGANKIKTLVFAVIPQIMPAFLSLILYRFELNLRSASILGLIGAGGIGTPLIFAIQTRSWDRVGIILIGLVLMVAIVDLISGSIRKRIV
- the phnE gene encoding phosphonate ABC transporter, permease protein PhnE, whose protein sequence is MPLETSTKYDSLLKKKVSLKTSFTFMLIIAFIIWSFIYTGFNFGDLMIGIPQIGDLFKQMIPPDFEYLQQITTPMLDTIRMAIVSTVLGSIVSIPIALLCASNIVHQKWISIPSRFILNIVRTIPDLLLAAIFVAVFGIGQIPGILALFILTICIIGKLLYESLETIDPGPMEAMTAVGANKVKWIVFGVVPQAISSFMSYVLYAFEVNIRASAVLGLVGAGGIGLFYDQTLGLFQYPKTATIILFTLVIVVVIDYISTKVRAHLA
- the phnC gene encoding phosphonate ABC transporter ATP-binding protein, with the translated sequence MSQIEFKNVSKVYPNGHVGLKNINLSIEKGEFAVIVGLSGAGKSTLLRSVNRLHDITAGEIFIKGKSITKARGKELLAMRRNIGMIFQHFNLVKRSSVLRNVLSGRVGYHPTWKMVLGLFPKEDKIKAMDALERVNILDKYNQRSDELSGGQQQRISIARALCQESEIILADEPVASLDPLTTKQVMDDLRKINQELGITILINLHFVDLAKEYGTRIIGLRDGEVVFDGPASEATDDVFSNIYGRSIKEDEKLGVN